From one Pirellulales bacterium genomic stretch:
- the cmk gene encoding (d)CMP kinase: MIVTIDGPAGAGKSTVARALARRLGYRFLDTGAMYRAVALAALERNVALDDPQAMGRLAQTLRIELPGDNVLLDGRDVTAAIRTPHVTRHIHYAADNPAVRAHLVTCQRQLAEHADVVTEGRDQGTVVFPRAECKFFLTASPEERARRRVAELAARGQEIAFDEVLADQNLRDARDAAREVGPLVRAADAIEVLTDGLSREQVIDQLEALVRRRAAQG; encoded by the coding sequence TGACGATCGACGGACCCGCCGGCGCGGGCAAAAGCACCGTGGCCCGCGCACTGGCGCGGCGCCTAGGCTATCGCTTTCTCGACACGGGCGCGATGTATCGCGCCGTCGCGCTGGCGGCGCTGGAGCGGAACGTAGCGCTCGACGATCCCCAGGCCATGGGCCGTTTGGCGCAGACGTTGCGCATCGAATTGCCCGGCGACAACGTGCTGCTCGATGGCCGCGACGTCACCGCGGCGATTCGTACTCCGCACGTGACCCGTCACATTCATTATGCGGCCGACAACCCGGCCGTCCGCGCGCACCTCGTCACCTGCCAGCGGCAGCTCGCCGAGCACGCGGATGTGGTCACCGAGGGGCGCGACCAGGGAACCGTCGTCTTTCCGCGCGCAGAGTGCAAATTCTTTCTCACGGCCAGCCCCGAAGAGCGCGCCCGCCGTCGCGTCGCCGAGCTGGCGGCACGTGGGCAAGAGATAGCGTTCGACGAGGTCTTGGCCGATCAGAACCTGCGCGATGCCCGTGATGCGGCCCGCGAAGTCGGGCCCTTGGTCCGCGCCGCGGACGCGATCGAGGTGCTCACCGACGGGCTGTCGCGCGAGCAGGTCATCGATCAGTTGGAAGCGTTGGTGCGCCGCCGCGCAGCGCAGGGGTGA
- a CDS encoding 1-acyl-sn-glycerol-3-phosphate acyltransferase — MAQRSLARILWYETLRILCFLAAVVWLRLRWSGRDQVPRTGALLILSNHQSHLDPVLIGIACPRVLSFLARDSLFRFRPFAWWISGLGAIPIDRDGTGLTGLKQTLRRLKDEEAVLIFPEGTRTFSGDVAPLKPGFSMLARRGTVTLLPMAIDGAHRAWPRTRGFPLPAPVQVEFGAPIAASELDGLSEAELVALVERRIRECHARARARRLSASPPGLRMA, encoded by the coding sequence ATGGCGCAGCGGTCGTTGGCCAGGATTCTCTGGTACGAAACCTTGCGGATCCTCTGCTTTCTGGCGGCGGTCGTCTGGCTGCGGCTGCGCTGGTCGGGCCGCGACCAGGTCCCACGCACCGGCGCGCTGCTGATCTTGTCCAACCATCAAAGCCACTTGGATCCCGTGCTGATCGGCATCGCCTGCCCGCGCGTGTTGAGCTTCCTGGCCCGCGATTCGTTGTTTCGCTTCCGGCCCTTCGCCTGGTGGATCAGCGGGCTGGGGGCGATTCCCATCGATCGCGACGGAACCGGCCTGACCGGGCTCAAGCAGACGCTTCGCAGGCTGAAGGACGAGGAGGCCGTGTTGATATTTCCCGAAGGGACCCGCACGTTTTCGGGCGACGTGGCCCCGCTCAAGCCGGGCTTTTCCATGCTGGCCCGCCGCGGAACGGTCACGTTGTTGCCGATGGCGATCGACGGTGCCCATCGGGCCTGGCCGCGGACGCGCGGATTCCCCTTGCCGGCACCGGTACAGGTCGAATTTGGCGCGCCGATCGCGGCGTCCGAATTGGACGGTCTGTCCGAGGCCGAACTCGTGGCCCTGGTCGAACGGCGAATCCGCGAATGTCATGCCCGGGCCAGGGCACGTCGGTTGTCCGCGTCGCCGCCAGGCCTGCGCATGGCGTGA
- a CDS encoding DUF1080 domain-containing protein: MLVFRRHAWFVYPACLLLFVAPGTGRAAEDDQGPIATSVAEAGRAWWFQGEYAGRVKCGYRTAPLGLQVIALGGRNLGAVQFPGGLPGAGWDCVTRQSADGTWSGEVASLAGPDCQFMIHREKVYVYDGDGVFRGWIYKVQRSSPTEGLLPPPGAIVLFDGTATGELNGVRITADGLLMEGTETVRPVRDFHLHIEFRTPFMPEARGQGRGNSGVYLQGRYEVQILDSFGLSGEPNECGGIYKLIPPRVNMCFPPLVWQTYDIDFRAARFDTAGRKLKNACITVVQNGVPVHRNQEIPSKTGAGKPEGFEPLPIKFQDHHDPVRFRNIWMIERWSREPEIYGDSGVAAD; the protein is encoded by the coding sequence ATGCTCGTGTTTCGCCGCCATGCTTGGTTTGTCTATCCAGCGTGCCTGCTGTTGTTCGTAGCGCCAGGCACGGGCCGCGCTGCGGAGGACGACCAGGGACCCATCGCCACCAGCGTCGCCGAGGCGGGTCGTGCCTGGTGGTTTCAGGGCGAATACGCCGGCCGGGTGAAATGCGGTTACCGCACGGCCCCCTTGGGCTTGCAGGTGATCGCCCTGGGCGGACGGAATCTTGGTGCGGTGCAATTTCCCGGCGGTTTGCCCGGTGCCGGTTGGGACTGTGTGACGCGCCAATCGGCCGACGGTACGTGGAGTGGCGAGGTGGCGTCCCTGGCTGGGCCCGATTGCCAGTTCATGATCCACCGCGAGAAGGTCTACGTTTACGACGGCGATGGTGTGTTTCGCGGCTGGATCTACAAGGTCCAGCGCAGCAGCCCCACCGAAGGCTTGCTACCGCCGCCCGGGGCGATCGTGCTGTTCGACGGCACCGCGACCGGCGAACTGAACGGGGTCCGGATCACGGCCGATGGCCTGTTGATGGAAGGCACCGAAACGGTCCGCCCGGTGCGCGATTTTCATCTGCACATCGAGTTTCGCACCCCGTTCATGCCCGAGGCCCGGGGCCAAGGCCGCGGCAACAGCGGCGTCTACCTCCAGGGGCGCTACGAGGTGCAGATTCTCGATTCGTTCGGCCTGAGCGGCGAGCCGAACGAATGCGGCGGCATCTACAAGCTGATCCCGCCGCGGGTCAACATGTGCTTTCCGCCGCTGGTCTGGCAGACCTACGACATCGACTTCCGCGCGGCCCGCTTCGATACGGCCGGCCGCAAGCTGAAGAACGCGTGCATCACGGTCGTCCAGAACGGCGTCCCGGTGCATCGGAACCAGGAGATTCCGTCGAAGACCGGCGCCGGCAAGCCGGAGGGCTTCGAGCCGCTGCCGATCAAGTTCCAGGATCATCACGATCCGGTGCGCTTCCGCAACATCTGGATGATCGAGCGCTGGTCTCGCGAGCCGGAAATCTACGGCGATTCAGGCGTCGCGGCCGATTGA
- a CDS encoding metallophosphoesterase: MAVSLIQLSDLHLVADPAGLVRGVPPADCLRELLEGAREQLSNADRIVITGDLAQDEQPATYLLLAELLAEHLPRCRFLLGNHDSRAGLRAAFAEQFAPVAGAAVWEDRVGDSRLLALDSHVPGESFGRLATGVWPWLRGCLQADPTTPTLICVHHPPLEVGSPWLDTINLHGGEALARCLRQWPCVRGIVTGHIHQARATVWQGWPLWTCPSTAFQFAAGQPEPTMDHHPPGWRSFTLDGSQVETRVHYLPQLRHRADDF, from the coding sequence ATGGCCGTCTCGCTGATCCAACTTTCCGACTTGCATCTCGTCGCCGACCCGGCGGGCCTGGTCCGCGGAGTTCCGCCGGCCGATTGCCTGCGCGAGCTGCTTGAAGGTGCCCGCGAACAACTGTCGAACGCCGATCGGATCGTCATCACCGGCGATCTGGCGCAGGACGAGCAGCCGGCAACGTACCTGCTCCTGGCCGAATTGCTGGCCGAGCACTTGCCGCGCTGCCGGTTCTTGCTGGGCAATCACGACAGCCGCGCAGGGCTGCGGGCCGCATTCGCCGAGCAGTTCGCGCCGGTGGCCGGCGCCGCGGTGTGGGAAGATCGCGTCGGCGATTCGCGGTTGCTCGCGCTCGACTCGCACGTGCCGGGCGAATCCTTCGGCCGATTGGCCACCGGCGTCTGGCCGTGGCTTCGCGGCTGTCTGCAGGCCGATCCGACCACGCCGACCTTGATCTGCGTGCATCATCCTCCCCTCGAAGTCGGCAGCCCTTGGCTCGACACGATCAACCTGCACGGCGGTGAGGCCCTGGCCCGCTGCCTGCGTCAATGGCCGTGCGTGCGCGGGATCGTCACCGGCCACATCCACCAAGCGCGGGCGACCGTCTGGCAAGGCTGGCCGCTGTGGACGTGCCCTTCGACGGCGTTCCAATTCGCCGCCGGCCAGCCGGAGCCGACAATGGATCATCATCCCCCCGGCTGGCGCAGCTTCACGCTGGACGGCTCGCAGGTGGAGACGCGCGTGCATTACCTGCCGCAGTTGCGCCATCGGGCCGACGATTTCTGA